From a single Lolium rigidum isolate FL_2022 chromosome 7, APGP_CSIRO_Lrig_0.1, whole genome shotgun sequence genomic region:
- the LOC124670683 gene encoding uncharacterized protein At4g26450-like, whose translation MPPQHRYEVLMEAGRLAAEYLVAKGVLPPASLQRGVGSAGWSQMPPPLQDAPAFYDSRRNGRQRLDDEYSEPNPRSRRNNGGDYNSGSYNGRGKRKFGAYNRSSDWGQDRERSTRGYLDSRNYDDGDDEEDSAPGYRRERRGSGVVDDIGSSLSGVAGEGPASKVEAVGESELEDTGSKVIPNSNGMTGVDALQDADDSNKMQEDSKVSSSVVLEQGANGESILNHSSPSVDEEGEIKHSPLRSDDDKVLPDKPDGSASIMDERAECDKASDEKAEDKASDEKVSSVQNDLSDDCQNLLSHCSFARAPTRPRSVLAPRNGAPAHRDAALAEQVDLAPPTLIDEVASGSSLTDVQGDNKDGLVCLEHTDPSIACNQMVEQATLQEKETQDMREKNNTAQHYVVQEVKEHDGLYPTLASHQDCMKLQIREGVQIYNIDTPPQDEDLTDSADKGKTVCVELLPNIGAEAVVKMEEEKLGQSSSFKIRDLNLIGSPENAEIRHDLGFGQCSTNVSSVETRNQQHLDFVASMDNASNTDMYSHIPLDDKVVIDIEDDSPIEPSVCDTTRAESGIVYSSIDTMMHPAVNTNIFPGLQDDYNLAIPDFLGADMPCYPPIQTDVHAEMGLNESEVITVMDDPIYGSLTDIGN comes from the exons ATGCCGCCGCAGCACAGGTACGAGGTGCTCATGGAGGCCGGCCGCCTCGCCGCCGAGTACCTGGTGGCGAAAGGCGTGCTCCCGCCCGCGTCCCTGCAGCGCGGTGTCGGCAGCGCCGGATGGAGCCAGATGCCGCCTCCACTGCAGGACGCCCCTGCGTTCTACGACTCCCGCCGGAACGGCCGCCAGCGGCTCGACGACGAGTACAGCGAGCCTAACCCCCGCTCGCGGCGGAACAATGGTGGGGATTACAACAGCGGTAGCTACAAtgggagggggaagaggaagttcGGTGCTTACAATAGGAGTTCAGATTGGGGCCAGGATAGAGAGAGGAGTACTAGGGGTTACTTGGATAGCCGGAATTACGACGACGGTGACGATGAGGAGGATTCGGCTCCTGGGTATAGGAGGGAGCGGCGCGGGAGTGGGGTGGTTGATGACATTGGGAGTAGCTTGTCCGGGGTGGCTGGGGAGGGACCTGCTTCAAAGGTGGAGGCTGTGGGAGAGTCAGAGCTGGAGGATACTGGGTCGAAGGTGATCCCTAACAGCAATGGCATGACAGGTGTTGATGCCCTGCAGGATGCGGATGATTCTAACAAGATGCAGGAGGATAGTAAGGTGTCCAGTTCAGTGGTCTTGGAGCAAGGGGCGAACGGGGAGAGTATTCTTAATCATTCTTCTCCTAGTGTTGATGAGGAGGGAGAGATAAAGCATTCGCCGTTGCGCTCAGATGATGACAAGGTTTTGCCCGACAAGCCTGATGGTAGTGCTAGTATTATGGACGAGAGGGCTGAATGTGACAAGGCTTCGGATGAGAAGGCTGAAGATAAGGCTTCTGATGAGAAGGTATCAAGCGTTCAGAATGATCTCAGTGATGATTGCCAGAACTTGCTTAGCCACTGTAGTTTTGCAAGAGCCCCAACAAGACCACGATCAGTACTTGCGCCTAGGAATGGAGCACCGGCCCATAGAGATGCTGCATTGGCCGAACAGGTAGATCTGGCTCCTCCGACGCTGATCGATGAAGTAGCAAGTGGCAGCTCGTTGACTGACGTTCAGGGAGACAATAAAGATGGCCTTGTTTGCCTGGAACACACTGACCCAAGTATTGCTTGCAATCAAATGGTGGAACAAGCGACTCTCCAAGAAAAAGAAACGCAAGATATGAGAGAAAAGAATAATACTGCACAACATTACGTGGTTCAGGAAGTTAAGGAGCACGATGGGCTATATCCTACGTTGGCCTCTCATcaagattgcatgaagcttcaaaTCAGGGAAGGGGTGCAAATTTACAATATTGATACACCGCCACAAGATGAAGACTTGACTGATTCAGCTGATAAAGGGAAAACAGTTTGCGTGGAATTATTACCTAATATCGGAGCTGAAGCTGTTGTCAAAATGGAAGAGGAAAAGCTTGGTCAATCTAGCTCGTTTAAAATACGTGATCTGAACCTGATTGGTAGTCCAGAGAATGCTGAGATACGACATGATCTTGGTTTTGGCCAATGCTCCACTAATGTATCTTCAGTGGAAACACGCAATCAGCAGCATTTGGACTTTGTAGCATCTATGGATAATGCAAGTAATACTGACATGTATTCCCACATCCCGTTGGATGATAAGGTTGTTATTGATATCGAAGATGACTCGCCAATCGAACCTAGTGTTTGTGACACTACAAGAGCAGA AAGCGGGATAGTATACTCAAGCATAGATACTATGATGCACCCTGCTGTGAACACCAACATTTTTCCTGGTTTGCAAGATGATTATAATCTTGCAATTCCAGATTTCCTTGGTGCTGATATGCCATGTTATCCACCAATACAAACAGATGTTCATGCTGAGATGGGCCTAAACGAGTCAGAG GTCATCACTGTCATGGATGATCCAATATATGGTTCTCTCACTGATATTGGTAATTGA
- the LOC124670684 gene encoding protein GrpE-like gives MAATFCTYPAASAAANPTRRRLTPPSAVAAARKSNCQPPSFLSFRRPNAALPPLRVAGADPQVVKGEDFPPMNDLIRLYKKAFLDGNDDVVSDIEKAIAGLEEERSKAASQFESITAEIISGKNKFLRLNADLENFRKQTEKDRAKFTSSIQVDLVQSLLPLVDSFEKANVEVTLETDKEQKISTSYQGIYKQLVETLKSLGVGVVETVGKPFDPLVHEAIAREESTQFKAGIVSHEVHRGFLLRERVLRPATVKVSTGPGDQNASSASSEEPVEDTKEDAAV, from the exons ATGGCGGCAACCTTCTGCACCTACCccgccgcttccgccgccgcaAACCCTACCCGTCGCCGCCTCACTCCGCCCTCCGCCGTAGCTGCTGCCCGTAAATCCAACTGCCAACCCCCCTCTTTCCTCTCTTTCCGGCGCCCCAATGCAGCGCTGCCGCCGCTCCGAGTAGCCGGCGCTGACCCACAG GTTGTAAAAGGGGAAGATTTCCCTCCTATGAACGACCTAATTCGGCTATACAAGAAAGCTTTTTTAGATGGAAACGATGATGTTGTTAGTGACATCGAGAAGGCAATTGCTGGCCTGGAGGAAGAGAGAAGTAAAGCAGCCTCTCAGTTTGAAAGTATTACAGCTGAAATAATTTCGGGGAAGAATAAGTTTCTTCGCTTGAATGCTGATCTAGAGAATTTCCGGAAGCAGACTGAAAAGGACCGTGCAAAGTTTACATCGAGTATACAAGTGGATCTTGTGCAGAGTCTGTTGCCTCTAGTTGATAGCTTTGAGAAGGCAAATGTAGAGGTCACCCTGGAGACTGATAAGGAGCAGAAGATTAGCACAAGCTATCAAGGCATTTACAAGCAATTAGTAGAAACATTGAAAAGCTTAGGTGTAGGGGTTGTTGAAACTGTCGGCAAGCCATTTGATCCATTG GTTCATGAAGCTATCGCGAGAGAAGAATCCACACAGTTCAAGGCAGGGATTGTCTCACACGAAGTTCACCGAGGTTTCCTTTTGAGAGAGAGGGTGTTAAGGCCTGCCACCGTGAAGGTCTCTACTGGTCCTGGTGACCAAAACGCGAGCTCCGCATCCTCGGAGGAGCCTGTGGAGGATACCAAAGAGGATGCCGCTGTCTGA